In the genome of Apodemus sylvaticus chromosome 2, mApoSyl1.1, whole genome shotgun sequence, one region contains:
- the Tas2r42 gene encoding taste receptor type 2 member 42: protein MYIILVIALFITGMLGNVFIGVVNCSDWVKNQKITFINLILVCLAASRISSVLMVFIDSTIAELAPHFYYSYSLAKCSDIFWVITDQLSTWLATCLSIFYLFKIAHFCHPLFLWLKWRLRGVLVVFLVFSLLVLIFYFLLLETLHIWGDIYVISKSNLTSFSNTTKTIAFQKIIFFDIIYVVPFLVSLASLLLLFLSFLKHSRNLDLISTTSEDSRTKIHKKAIKMLVSFLVLFIVHIFCMQVSRWLVFMFPMNRSINFALLTLNIFPSTHSFILIVGNSKLHQTAMRVQQHLKIQLQELILFLHRFSSIH, encoded by the coding sequence ATGTATATCATACTAGTAATAGCATTATTTATAACTGGAATGCTGGGGAATGTGTTCATTGGAGTGGTAAACTGCTCTGACTGGGTCAAGAACCAGAAAATCACCTTCATCAACTTAATCCTGGTCTGTTTGGCAGCTTCCAGAATCAGCTCTGTGTTGATGGTATTTATTGATTCAACCATAGCGGAACTAGCTCctcatttctattattcttacaGTCTAGCAAAATGCTCTGATATATTCTGGGTTATAACTGATCAACTGTCAACGTGGCTTGCCACCTGCCTCAGCATTTTctacttatttaaaatagcccacTTCTGCCATCCCCTTTTCCTCTGGTTGAAGTGGAGACTGAGAGGAGtgcttgttgtttttcttgtattttctttgttggtattgattttttattttctactgcTTGAAACACTTCATATTTGGGGAGATATTTATGTGATCTCTAAAAGCAATCTGACTTCATTTTCAAACACAACTAAGACCATTGCTTttcaaaagataattttttttgatataatataTGTAGTCCCATTTCTTGTGTCCCTAGCATCATTGCtccttttatttttgtccttcttgaagcACTCCCGAAATCTTGACCTGATTTCTACCACCTCTGAAGATTCCAGAACCAAGATCCACAAGAAGGCTATAAAAATGCTGGTGTCTTTCCTCGTTCTCTTTATAGTTCACATATTTTGCATGCAAGTGTCACGGTGGTTAGTATTTATGTTTCCAATGAACAGGTCAATTAATTTTGCCTTGTTAACATTAAATATCTTTCCCTCAACTCACTCATTTATTCTCATTGTGGGAAACAGCAAGCTTCATCAGACAGCAATGAGGGTCCAGCAACATCTTAAAATCCAGCTTCAAGAGCTGATCCTCTTCCTTCATCGATTCTCCAGTATTCACTAG